The genomic segment gcctgaattcaaaatggattaaatatgtttctcacccatttacacacaataccccataatgacatcacaataccccataatgacatcacaataccccataatgacatcacaatacgaaaatcgaaaatcaaatcaagagtcggctttctattccgcaacaaagcctccttcactcacgccgccaagcttaccctagtaaaactgactatcctaccgatcctcgacttcggcgatgtcatctacaaaatggcttccaacactctactcagcaaactggatgcagtctatcacagtgccatccgttttgtcactaaagcaccttataccacccaccactgcgacttgtatgctctagtcggctggccctcgctacatattcgtcgccagacccactggctccaggtcatctacaagtccatgctaggtaaagctccgccttatctcagctcactggtcacgatggcaacacccatccgtagcacgcgctccagcaggtgtatctcactgatcatccctaaagccaacacctcatttggccgcctttcgttccagtactctgctgcctgtgactggaacgaattgcaaaaatcactgaagttggagacttttatctccctcaccaacttcaaacatcagctatctgagcagctaaccgatcgctgcagctgtacatagtctattggtaaatagcccaccctttccacctacctcatccccatactgtttttatttatttacttttctgctcttctgcacaccaatatctctacctgtacatgaccatctgatcatttatcactccagtgttaatctgcaaaattgtaattatttgcctacctcctcatgccttttgcacacattgtatatagactccccctttgttttctactgtgttattgacttgttaattgtttactccatgtgtaactctttgttgtatgctcacactgctatgctttatcttggccaggtcgcagttgtaaatgagaacttgttctcaactagcctacctggttaaataaaggtgttctcaactagcctacctggttaaataaaggtgttctcaactagcctacctggttaaataaaggtgttctcaactagcctacctggttaaataaaggtgttctcaactagcctacctggttaaataaaggtgttctcaactagcctacctggttaaataaaggtgaaataaaaataccccataatgacaaagtgaaaacatgtttttagaaatgtttgctaatttattgagaATGAAAAACAGAACTCTCTCATTTTCACAGCCCTGAgtccaatacatgttagaatcacctttggcagcgattacagctgtgagtctctctggtctctaagagcgattacagctgtgagtctctctggtctctaagagcgattacagctgtgagtctctctggtctctaagagcgattacagctgtgagtctctctggtctctaagagcgattacagctgtgagtctctctggtctctaagagcgattacagctgtgagtctctctggtctctaagagcgattacagctgtgagtctctctggtctctaagagcgattacagctgtgagtctctctggtctctaagagcgattacagctgtgagtctctctggtctctaagagcgattacagctgtgagtctctctggtctctaagagcgattacagctgtgagtctctctggtctctaagagcgattacagctgtgagtctctctggtctctaagagcgattacagctgtgagtctctctggtctctaagagcgattacagctgtgagtctctctggtctctaagagcgattacagctgtgagtctctctggtctctaagagcgattacagctgtgagtctctctggtctctaagagcgattacagctgtgagtctctctggtctctaagagcgattacagctgtgagtctctctggtctctaagagcgattacagctgtgagtctctctggtctctaagagcgattacagctgtgagtctctctggtctctaagagcgattacagctgtgagtctctctggtctctaagagcgattacagctgtgagtctctctggtctctaagagcgattacagctgtgagtctctctggtctctaagagcgattacagctgtgagtctctctggtctctaagagcgattacagctgtgagtctctctggtctctaagagcgattacagctgtgagtctctctggtctctaagagcgattacagctgtgaattatttttttaaatgcttaAATTTCTCAGTTCAAGTGCTTCAACTCAGTTTTACCTTGAATTAGTCCTTTTGTAAGTTTTTCTTGGTAAGCCATTCTTcaggctctgtcaagttggttgttgatcattgccaaACAGACATTTCCAAGCcgatgtagccctttcctgcagtcaaatgacagaatggcctcatgggtggaatgttaagAAAAGTGATTCATAAGAAAAGGacattttttctttcttttttttatgccacaaatccggtgtttctatgtcaaacgttTCGTTctgtttcagtcttctgtgatgtatataaagtgtaatattgggatgcaaactcaataTTATATATTTCAActttatatctgacatggtacaggtgtcctctttttcttaagcccataaccatgtgtgtgttttgttttaaaGTAGATTTATTTAAGACTACCAATAAAAACTGTGATCCTGATTTAGCTCACTGCAGTAAAAGGCTCAATCAAAACTGTGACgaggtcactcaggaacatttaatgtcgtcttggtaaacaatgccagtgtagatttggccttttgttctaggttattgtcctgctgagagCTGAATTTGTCTCCCATTTTTTTCCCAGGTTGTCCTCTAGGAATTTGCCTGTGTTTGGGTCTATtcagtttctttttatcctagaaaaattccttgccgatgacaagcatacccataacatgatgcagccaccaccatgcttgaaaatatgaagagtggtactcagtgatgcgTTTGCCCCAAAAAtaaagctttgtattcaggacagaaagttaatttctttgcctacaaaccatcatcatcatcacagccTACAAACCATCATCATCACAGGCCTAcaaaccatcatcatcatcacagcctataaaccatcatcatcatcacagccTATAAACCATCATCATCACAGGCCTACAAACCATCATCATCACAGGCCTACAAACCATCATCATCACAGGCCTACAAACCATCATCACAGGCCTACAAACCATCATCACAGGCCTACAAACCATCATCACAGGCCTACAAACCATCATCACAGGCCTACAAACCATCATCACAGGCCTACATACCATTTATCACAGGCCTACAAACCATTTATCACAGGCCTACATACCATTTATCACAGGCCTACATACCATCATCATCACAGGCCTACATACCATCATCCTCACAGGCCTACATACCATCATCATCACAGGCCTACATACCttcgtcatcatcatcacagGCCTAcataccttcatcatcatcatcacaggcCTACATACCttcgtcatcatcatcacagACCTACATACCTTCGTCATTATCATCACAGGCCTACAAACCATTATCATCACAGGCCTACATACCTCCATCTTGATGCTGTAATGTCTATGTTTGATCCACACTGTTCTTCTGATAGCCCAGTTGTCTCATGACCTCACTGCAGTAGTCTTCCACTTGGGAGATCTGCTCAACGTTCAACCGCTCTCTCCATGCGAAGATGGCTTCCTTAGCGTCCCTGGACGATATTACAAACGGTTTGTCTGAGGAGTAACCGTGTCCGTGGGTCATGTTCAACACGAACTTATCCATGGCAGGAAAGGAGGAGAGTTTGGAGAAGCTGTAGAGTCTCCTGAGTTCCTCCATGGGGTGTAGAACCAAGTCCTCGTAGCGGATCTTGATGTAATTCCTCTTCACCCAGGGGGGCGCGTTCATCATGAGCATCATGTCGTTCAGCCAGTTGTCACATATTAGCTCCATTGCGCTAGAGACATAATTCTCTGCCCGGTTCCCCCTGTTGTTTGGCACCAGTAGACGCTTGTATTTCTCCGTCTGTTTTTTACTCCTCAGTACCTGTATGCTCTCCTTGACCAGAGCTTGTTTCGATTTCAGTCGTGAATTGTGCACTGCCCGCGGGTCTCTAAACAACTGAATGATCTGGAGATTTAAAGCGGGATCTCTCATTAACGGGACGAGTACACCGAGGTCCAGAACCCGCACACCTTTGATTACCACGACGCGGTACTTCTTGCACTCCCTCTCCAACTCTTTGATATCTTTCCTTGGACACTTTCCACAGACGTCATCTTGGATTAATCCCACGTCGTTTCTCTTGTACGCCTCGCATAGAGGTTCCGAGCAGATCACTTTGTTCTTTCTCCATCCAAATATAAAAGACGTGGTGATATTTTGGCTCCCTGTGTACAGTTTTAAAACTGAGAAGTCGCATCGTAATAACGCCTTCATCATATCACGcacggctccttgcagactgaccgcatCTCCTGGATAGAGAGCCTGCCATATATGCCACATGGGCTCGTAGAGGTAAAACACATCGGGGTGTTGATTGAATAACTCTCCTAAGAACGATGACCCCGTCCTCCATGTAGCATGTAAATAAACGTGTATTTTAGACTGGCTCCTGTTGACTACCGTCTCTTCCACGGTACCCGTAGTGTTGCTGAACTTGTCCCCGTTATTCCACACATCGAGGTCGGGGCACCTCGGCTGTTGCTTGCCATGTTTAATATGCCCTAATTTACTCCTGTAGTCCAGCATATACGGAATTAACAGAAGTAACACGGAATATGCTAGAATTAAAATGAAGTATTTCTTCTGTAGCCTCCTTTTCATTTCCCTCTCTCACAGGTAGACAGGGCTGTTGTTGGATTCGGTGCCGCTCTGTGAAGGCTAAAACCAGCAAGAAGAAAGAGTTTAACAATAAATGACTTAGACACGCCCATTCAAATGACGACATAAAAGCCCACGGTCACAGGTTCAAAATAAAAGACCAGTTATATAGTTTCAGTCTAGTGTGCATTCATGTAgccttattttaattttattttttaataaaacgTTTTTTTCGAATCATATTTATGTATAGCTAAGCCTATATAGATGTTTCTATGTCAATTtagagtcttatagcaaagggcctgaatacatATAAGGTATTTCTGGGGGTTTCTTCCAAAAAAACGGTTTTcttttcgctttgttattatgagatatcgtgtgtagattgatgagggaaaatgtcatttaatccattttagaataaggctgtaactaaaTGTGGGAAAAGTTGTATAGGCCATCATTGCAAATAAAAAAGGGTTCTTAGCTTACTGGAAATAAATACatgttaaataaatattaaataaaggttacaaaaaaaagtcaagcggtctgaatactttgcgctGTACTGGTGAAAAACACACATATCCCTGCAAAGGAAAAGCTGTTCTCCAACGAAAGCCGACTGAAAACAGAGAAATAACTGTAGTTCAGTTTTTATTCTAACAATTTGTTGCCAATTTTATTTTCCATATGTATTCAGGCCTGTTGCCATCCAATAGCAATTGGTAGGACACATGAAAGAGTTTACCGGAATCTCTACATTAAAAATACTTGCGTTTCAATTACATGTATTTGTTGATCTAATGATATTTAGTGGGATTCTAGATTCAAATATAAGGGGCTTTTATACAACTTATATATTTTAAACAAGCAATTTATAAACTGCACACACACCAAAAATCCTGTTGCTTTGACAAGAGTCAATAAATCACTAGTATCGATCAGGTCGTAGGTCTATGTGCTTTTGAAACTAACGCaactgaagaaaaaaacacatggaaactgGTTTATGGGTAATTCAAATTTCCTTTCATCTCGGCAAGGCCAAACGAGGAAGTTAAtttttaaaatcatatttttCAATTTGTCAAGTTCAACGCCAATAAATGGTCTAATGCAAAATGCTTTGATTTCCCACTTATCTCTAAATGTGAGTAGCGGACAAAATATAAAAACAACAAGATTGTTCTATTTCAATGTAATAATATATTTCTTTTTCTTTTCATGTGTTCGAATTCGAAATACCAAAACCAAGTTGTTTTATTTTTCAGTTGGAAGATATTATATTGCCGAAAACAAAAAAGCACTCATCGGTAGATAATGATTTTAGAAAATAACGAATCGGTTCCATTACTGGTGATGTGGGTTGGGCTAAATCCACAGTCTTGTATCGTTGGCCAAACGCATATCCTGTTCAAACCTAGCCTTCAAAATAAGAGTTGAGTGTGTGTTGTGCGACTTTGTGTGTGTTAAAAAATACATACTTGTGTTCTTTCTAGAGCATATAGCGAGTACTTAAGTCAACTATCATTTATCAAGTGCGATTCCAAAAATAATAAGGCGAAAAGGCAAGTTTGTACTAAGTTCACCAACAGAACGTTTTTGTACCAAATCTGAGTAAGACATTAAAACATCTTCATTGTACAGATGAACTCCTTTCAAAAAGGTGACCAGGGACATTTCTGGAAATGTTTACAATTGAGAGAATGTTTGTAATCCTTAGAATCTGGAAGggtcactcctactctgagacagtGGTCAGAATCACTGTTGGTATGGTTACAGCAGCTAGAGTAATCCTTAGAATCTGGAAGGGTCACTCCTACTCTGAAACAGTGGTCAGAATCACTGTTGGTATGGTTACAGCAGCTAGAGTAATCCTTAGAATCTGGAAGGGTCACTCCTACTCTGAAACAGTGGTCAGAATCACTGTTGGTATGGTTACAGCAGCTAGAGTAATCCTTAGAATCTGGAAGGGTCACTCCTACTCTGAAACAGTGGTCAGAATCACTGTTGGTATGGTTACAGCAGCTAGAGTAATCCTTAGAATCTGGAAGGGTCATGCCTACTCTGAAACAGTGGTCAGAATAACTGTTGGTATGGTTACAGCAGCTAGAGTAATCCTTAGAATCTGGAAGGGTCACTCCTACTCTGAAACAGTGGACAGAATCACTGTTGGTATGGTTACAGCAGCTAGAGTAATCCTTAGAATCTGGAAGGGTCACTCCTACTCTGAAACAGTGGTCAGAATCACTGTTGGTATGGTTACAGCAGCTAGAGTAATCCTTAGAATCTGGAAGGGTCACTCCTACTCTGAAACAGTGGTCAGAATCACTGTTGGTATGGTTACAGCAGCTAGAGTAATCCTTAGAATCTGGAAGGGTCACTCCTACTCTGAAACAGTGGTCAGAATCACTGTTGGTATGGTTACAGCAGCTAGAGTAATCCTTAGAATCTGGAAGGGTCACTCCTACTCTGAAACAGTGGTCAGAATCACTGTTGGTATGGTTACAGCAGCTAGAGTAATCCTTAGAATCTGGAAGGGTCACTCCTACTCTGAAACAGTGGTCAGAATCACTGTTGGTATGGTTACAGCAGCTAGAGTAATCCTTAGAATCTGGAAGGGTCACTCCTACTCTGAAACAGTGGATAGAATCACTGTTGGTATGGTTACATCAGCTAGAGTAATCCTTAGAATCTGGAAGGGTCACTCCTACTCTGAAACAGTGGTCAGAATCACTGTTGGTATGGTTACAGCAGCTAGAGTAATCCTTAGAATCTGGAAGGGTCACTCCTACTCTGAAACAGTGGACAGAATCACTGTTGGAGG from the Oncorhynchus kisutch isolate 150728-3 linkage group LG4, Okis_V2, whole genome shotgun sequence genome contains:
- the chst7 gene encoding carbohydrate sulfotransferase 7 yields the protein MKRRLQKKYFILILAYSVLLLLIPYMLDYRSKLGHIKHGKQQPRCPDLDVWNNGDKFSNTTGTVEETVVNRSQSKIHVYLHATWRTGSSFLGELFNQHPDVFYLYEPMWHIWQALYPGDAVSLQGAVRDMMKALLRCDFSVLKLYTGSQNITTSFIFGWRKNKVICSEPLCEAYKRNDVGLIQDDVCGKCPRKDIKELERECKKYRVVVIKGVRVLDLGVLVPLMRDPALNLQIIQLFRDPRAVHNSRLKSKQALVKESIQVLRSKKQTEKYKRLLVPNNRGNRAENYVSSAMELICDNWLNDMMLMMNAPPWVKRNYIKIRYEDLVLHPMEELRRLYSFSKLSSFPAMDKFVLNMTHGHGYSSDKPFVISSRDAKEAIFAWRERLNVEQISQVEDYCSEVMRQLGYQKNSVDQT